The proteins below are encoded in one region of Fimbriimonadaceae bacterium:
- a CDS encoding prepilin-type N-terminal cleavage/methylation domain-containing protein: protein MRRNSAITLIELLTVIAIIAILAATIFPVYARAKGSAARSADISAMNTIRTAMLLYKADQGGFPPAVLGYAQYSSGNGGQLIPADRVRSFLYPRRVDSLVTFKPSYVRASNADLTTAVWPAADPRAAGSAPELDLNGDGRIDSGDDVAGARQAYNYLDDPEPVCNDLRPCSDQSRQLAFYKVSGYDVTETNRQDNGASHFEMRYSLFWTEFAINQGGNAFDDPRQLGYSEPPDGTVMFWNTLFRDYQRPTVPTEGRADLAVFVGGSAKPYDSIKLSQRSWRILP, encoded by the coding sequence ATGCGACGGAACTCAGCAATCACGCTCATCGAGCTCCTTACAGTCATCGCGATCATCGCGATCCTTGCGGCCACCATTTTCCCGGTCTACGCCCGGGCGAAGGGTTCGGCGGCGAGGAGCGCGGACATTTCCGCGATGAACACCATCCGCACCGCCATGTTGCTTTACAAGGCGGACCAGGGCGGTTTCCCGCCTGCTGTCTTGGGCTACGCGCAATATTCCAGCGGGAACGGCGGACAGCTGATCCCGGCGGACCGGGTGCGCTCCTTCCTCTACCCTCGGCGGGTCGACTCCCTGGTCACCTTCAAGCCAAGCTATGTCCGGGCGAGCAACGCGGACCTGACGACGGCGGTCTGGCCTGCGGCCGACCCTCGGGCGGCCGGCTCTGCCCCTGAGCTCGACCTGAACGGGGACGGCAGGATTGATTCGGGCGACGACGTCGCCGGAGCGCGCCAGGCCTACAACTATCTGGACGATCCTGAACCCGTCTGCAACGACCTGCGCCCGTGCAGCGACCAGTCGCGCCAACTCGCGTTCTATAAGGTCTCGGGCTACGACGTGACCGAGACGAACCGGCAGGACAACGGCGCCTCGCACTTCGAGATGCGTTACTCGCTCTTCTGGACGGAGTTCGCGATCAACCAGGGCGGGAACGCCTTTGACGACCCGCGCCAACTGGGCTACTCCGAGCCGCCGGACGGCACCGTGATGTTCTGGAACACTCTTTTCCGCGACTACCAGCGGCCGACCGTGCCCACGGAAGGCCGGGCGGACCTCGCCGTCTTTGTGGGCGGCTCCGCCAAGCCGTACGACTCGATCAAGCTTTCGCAGCGTTCCTGGAGAATCCTGCCCTGA
- a CDS encoding prepilin peptidase, with protein MFPEWTWIIGFLIGAAVGSFINVIVYRLPRGLSSWRPAYSFCPSCKSRLTAIDLVPILSWILLRGRCRHCKERVSPRYLVVEAITGTLWAAIWHIHLSGPFTTGDPVRAVAYMLFTGALVAAIFTDLAHYIIPDQVNAFMLFVGLGENLALANQGRPEAWSGPLPASVAGALTGIGVLWGIAFLGRVLFRKDAMGHGDIKMARGIGAVLFPFLALASFGIAVVLGAVGGLLIVLLRATGKVKDPEEGPGDLPIPGNPDFSIRPGGTPEEDEAPESIGSLVWCGLGYVLCIDVIGLFVPKLYELWFGENPYSVEELEDEPQVELTMIPFGPYLAAGAIAAVVFEGPLRSAIDAYVRNLEGGP; from the coding sequence GTGTTTCCAGAGTGGACTTGGATAATCGGTTTCCTGATCGGGGCTGCGGTCGGCAGCTTCATCAACGTCATTGTCTACCGCCTTCCCAGGGGCCTCTCTTCGTGGCGGCCCGCCTATAGCTTCTGTCCGAGCTGCAAGAGCCGCCTGACGGCGATCGACCTCGTACCGATCCTCAGCTGGATCCTTCTCCGGGGGCGGTGCCGCCACTGCAAGGAGCGGGTCTCCCCGCGCTACCTCGTCGTCGAAGCGATCACCGGCACGCTTTGGGCCGCGATCTGGCACATCCATCTGAGCGGCCCCTTCACGACCGGGGACCCGGTCCGCGCGGTCGCCTACATGCTCTTTACGGGGGCCCTGGTGGCGGCGATCTTTACGGACCTGGCCCACTACATCATCCCGGACCAGGTCAACGCGTTCATGCTGTTCGTCGGGCTGGGTGAGAACCTGGCGCTCGCGAACCAGGGCCGGCCCGAGGCGTGGAGCGGCCCGCTTCCGGCCAGCGTCGCAGGGGCGCTCACCGGCATCGGCGTGCTCTGGGGCATAGCGTTCCTGGGCCGCGTCCTCTTCCGCAAGGACGCGATGGGGCACGGCGACATCAAAATGGCGCGCGGGATCGGCGCCGTCCTCTTTCCCTTCCTGGCGCTAGCCAGCTTTGGGATCGCCGTGGTCCTGGGGGCCGTGGGCGGCCTTCTCATCGTGCTCCTTCGTGCGACGGGCAAAGTGAAGGATCCTGAGGAGGGCCCGGGCGACCTTCCCATCCCGGGCAACCCGGATTTTTCGATTCGGCCCGGGGGCACGCCCGAGGAGGACGAGGCGCCCGAATCCATCGGCTCGCTGGTCTGGTGCGGGCTCGGATACGTCCTTTGCATCGACGTTATCGGGCTTTTCGTCCCAAAGTTGTACGAACTGTGGTTCGGAGAGAACCCTTATTCGGTCGAAGAACTGGAAGACGAGCCTCAGGTAGAACTCACAATGATTCCGTTTGGCCCTTATTTGGCCGCCGGGGCAATCGCCGCGGTCGTCTTCGAAGGGCCGTTGAGATCCGCGATCGATGCCTACGTCCGGAACCTGGAGGGCGGCCCCTAA
- a CDS encoding redoxin domain-containing protein — protein MKHIALALLTVAFGTALADEVGMGHSRHGAAFDAGLRLRPWKMEGVGTAPFPISTKNPEVQAWYDQGNALLHSFWFEEAERAFRWCHKLEPENAMAYLGMARCGLTWFTISSPGGEGLKRYRDFLVEAVKRKEGLPERERMYIEAWEASCLGANEPGKVIVEKLSAICIKYPQDMEAKALLGLFNIGLGSPVANDSLLKEVLRANPMHPGAHHARIHNWDGWNSEEAIASCELYGKAAPGVGHSLHMPGHIYSKVGMWHEAAIAMDSATRVELRYMNDRFALPYETWNYQHNRDYLCYIQEQLGRAEDSLRGARDLVNAPQDPDVNPGETWWTQLPLMRALVKFERWDEILDPKTWRTSSSTDFELFRSAAEALALVSKGDKTGAREKLRGVRESMAKMLAEETARDPSRAEQLKAEFEQRQPALIRVAEARLKMLEGDRLGGLSILMGAAEDELKTREKRAYPNDPAMDAWPLTRILGDAFAERGDHRAAIDAYEKGLAQEPNDGWCLAGLAKSWSALGEREKARGFAGQMMAVWSGADKGIRAMDEVAALDLGARPTPKTLRPERTYVPSDLDKLGPSNWRPFPAPRLEGLDPEGRPVRLEEFRGKNVLLVFYLSDQCVHCIEQLAAINGRMAEFEANDTVVLACSGDAPEKNKMNQLASFQIKLVSDTGHDNARRFSSYDDFEDIELHSTILIDKDGRVRWKRTGGDPFTKLDYLLAEIKRW, from the coding sequence ATGAAGCACATCGCCCTCGCCTTGCTCACCGTCGCCTTCGGCACCGCCCTTGCTGACGAGGTGGGGATGGGGCACTCGAGGCACGGCGCCGCCTTCGACGCCGGCCTTCGCTTGCGACCCTGGAAGATGGAAGGCGTCGGCACCGCGCCCTTCCCAATCTCGACGAAGAACCCCGAGGTCCAGGCTTGGTACGACCAAGGCAACGCGCTTCTGCACAGCTTTTGGTTCGAGGAGGCCGAGCGCGCCTTCCGCTGGTGCCACAAGCTCGAACCCGAGAACGCGATGGCCTACCTGGGCATGGCGCGCTGCGGCTTGACGTGGTTCACAATCTCGAGCCCGGGAGGCGAGGGGCTCAAGCGCTATCGCGACTTCCTGGTCGAGGCCGTCAAGCGAAAGGAGGGGCTCCCCGAGCGCGAACGGATGTACATCGAGGCCTGGGAGGCCTCGTGCCTTGGCGCAAACGAGCCGGGGAAGGTGATCGTCGAGAAGCTCAGCGCGATCTGCATCAAGTATCCGCAGGACATGGAAGCCAAGGCCCTGCTCGGCCTCTTCAACATCGGCCTCGGGAGCCCGGTCGCGAACGACTCGCTCCTCAAGGAGGTCCTCAGGGCGAACCCGATGCACCCGGGCGCGCACCACGCGAGAATCCACAACTGGGACGGCTGGAACTCCGAGGAGGCCATCGCCAGCTGCGAGCTTTATGGCAAAGCCGCGCCCGGGGTCGGACATTCGCTCCACATGCCCGGACACATCTATTCGAAGGTGGGCATGTGGCACGAGGCGGCGATCGCGATGGACAGCGCCACCCGGGTCGAGTTGCGCTACATGAACGACCGCTTTGCCCTCCCCTACGAGACCTGGAACTACCAGCACAACCGCGACTACCTTTGCTACATCCAAGAACAACTCGGCCGGGCCGAGGACAGCCTACGCGGCGCGCGCGACCTCGTCAACGCGCCCCAAGACCCGGATGTGAACCCAGGCGAGACATGGTGGACGCAGCTTCCCCTCATGCGTGCCCTCGTGAAGTTCGAGCGTTGGGACGAGATTCTGGACCCGAAGACGTGGCGGACGAGCTCGTCGACGGATTTCGAACTCTTCCGGTCGGCAGCCGAAGCCTTGGCATTGGTCAGCAAAGGCGACAAGACCGGGGCGCGGGAGAAGTTGCGCGGCGTCCGCGAGTCGATGGCAAAGATGCTGGCCGAGGAGACTGCCAGAGACCCTTCCCGGGCCGAGCAACTCAAGGCTGAGTTCGAGCAAAGGCAGCCGGCGCTGATCCGTGTCGCCGAGGCGCGCCTCAAGATGCTCGAGGGCGACCGCCTAGGAGGGCTCTCCATCCTTATGGGGGCAGCCGAGGACGAACTCAAGACGCGGGAAAAGAGGGCATATCCGAACGACCCGGCCATGGACGCCTGGCCCCTGACGCGGATCTTGGGCGACGCCTTCGCCGAGCGCGGCGACCACCGCGCCGCCATCGACGCCTACGAAAAGGGCCTCGCGCAAGAGCCGAACGACGGGTGGTGCCTGGCGGGGTTGGCGAAGTCGTGGTCGGCGCTGGGCGAGCGCGAGAAGGCTCGCGGCTTCGCCGGCCAGATGATGGCGGTCTGGAGCGGGGCCGACAAAGGCATCCGCGCGATGGACGAGGTCGCCGCCCTCGACCTTGGCGCCCGGCCCACGCCGAAAACGCTCAGGCCCGAACGGACTTACGTGCCGAGCGACCTGGACAAGCTCGGCCCCAGCAACTGGCGACCCTTCCCCGCCCCTCGGCTCGAAGGACTCGACCCGGAAGGAAGACCGGTCCGGCTCGAAGAGTTTCGAGGGAAGAACGTCTTGCTCGTCTTTTACCTGTCGGACCAGTGCGTCCACTGCATTGAGCAGCTGGCCGCGATCAACGGACGGATGGCAGAGTTTGAGGCGAACGACACGGTCGTCCTCGCCTGCAGCGGGGACGCGCCGGAGAAGAACAAGATGAACCAGCTTGCCTCGTTCCAGATCAAGCTCGTCTCAGACACCGGCCACGACAACGCCCGGCGCTTCTCGTCCTATGACGACTTCGAAGACATCGAGCTGCACTCGACGATCCTTATCGACAAGGACGGCCGGGTCCGCTGGAAGCGCACAGGCGGCGATCCTTTCACGAAGCTGGACTACCTCCTGGCCGAGATCAAACGCTGGTAG
- a CDS encoding thioredoxin family protein — protein sequence MTPIAIASLGMAFLAPALDDSATVGSPAPAFTLTDTLGQERSLADYKGKYVVLEWTNHLCPYVQRHYGSGNMQATQAWAVEKGAVWLTIVSSAPGKQGYVDASAGNEVVQKHGAKSTAMLLDPTGRTGKLYGAKTTPDMFVINPEGTLIYRGAIDDKPDAPQTETKNARNHVKAALEEAMAGREVSVKTTQPYGCSVKYAN from the coding sequence ATGACGCCAATCGCGATCGCGTCCCTTGGCATGGCCTTCTTGGCGCCCGCCCTGGACGATTCGGCAACCGTGGGCTCGCCCGCCCCCGCCTTCACCTTGACCGACACGCTCGGCCAAGAGCGTTCGCTCGCGGACTATAAAGGCAAGTACGTCGTGCTCGAGTGGACGAACCACCTCTGCCCCTATGTGCAGAGGCACTATGGAAGCGGCAACATGCAGGCCACCCAGGCTTGGGCGGTCGAGAAGGGCGCCGTGTGGCTCACCATCGTCTCGTCCGCGCCCGGCAAGCAAGGCTACGTCGATGCCAGCGCCGGTAACGAGGTGGTCCAGAAGCACGGGGCCAAGAGCACGGCCATGCTCCTCGACCCGACGGGCCGGACCGGCAAGCTCTACGGTGCCAAGACCACGCCCGATATGTTCGTGATCAATCCCGAGGGCACCCTCATCTATAGAGGTGCGATCGACGACAAACCGGACGCGCCCCAAACCGAGACCAAGAACGCGCGCAACCACGTGAAGGCCGCCTTGGAAGAAGCGATGGCGGGCCGCGAGGTCTCGGTCAAGACGACCCAACCCTACGGTTGCAGCGTCAAGTACGCGAACTAA
- a CDS encoding DegT/DnrJ/EryC1/StrS family aminotransferase, producing the protein MSATLTKIPILDPRPEIESIWPEVTAALEDVLKTGQFIMGPNVTGFEAEAAAYLGVKHAVGVNSGTDALILGVHALGLRPGDEVITTPFTFFATTECVSHFRATPVFVDIDPETFNFRVDQIEAAITERTKGIIPVHLFGQPIDMDPLMALAEKHGLWILEDVAQAFGGDYKNRKLGSIGHAGAFSFFPTKNLGGCGDGGLFTTNDDAAADLVRMLRVHGAKKKYNNEMVGVNSRLDAMQAAILRCKLPHIDEWNAGRRAAARRYSDGLAEVEGVVTPREEAFGTHVFHQYTVRILGGRRDEVQQKLDAAGVGTMVYYEKPLHKLPVYKDMAVSMPVSEQCAAEVLSLPIWPKIAPEVQDRVIGAIKEALR; encoded by the coding sequence ATGTCCGCGACGCTGACCAAGATCCCTATCCTCGACCCCCGACCTGAGATCGAATCGATCTGGCCTGAAGTGACCGCGGCCCTCGAGGACGTGCTGAAGACCGGGCAGTTCATCATGGGCCCGAACGTCACCGGGTTCGAAGCGGAGGCGGCGGCCTATCTCGGCGTCAAGCACGCCGTCGGAGTGAACAGCGGCACGGACGCGCTCATCCTCGGCGTCCACGCGCTCGGCCTGCGCCCCGGCGACGAGGTCATCACGACCCCATTCACCTTCTTTGCGACCACCGAGTGCGTCAGCCACTTCCGCGCCACCCCCGTCTTCGTCGATATCGACCCCGAGACCTTCAACTTCCGGGTCGACCAGATCGAGGCCGCCATCACGGAGCGGACGAAGGGCATCATCCCGGTGCATCTCTTCGGCCAGCCGATCGACATGGACCCGCTCATGGCGCTCGCCGAGAAGCACGGACTTTGGATCCTGGAGGACGTCGCCCAGGCGTTCGGCGGCGACTACAAGAACCGTAAGCTCGGTTCGATCGGCCACGCGGGCGCGTTCAGCTTCTTCCCGACCAAGAACCTCGGTGGTTGCGGCGACGGCGGGCTCTTCACCACCAACGACGACGCGGCGGCCGACCTGGTGCGCATGCTTCGCGTCCACGGCGCGAAGAAAAAGTACAACAACGAGATGGTCGGCGTGAACTCGCGGCTCGACGCGATGCAGGCCGCCATCCTGCGCTGCAAGCTGCCCCACATCGACGAGTGGAACGCAGGCCGCCGCGCCGCCGCCCGACGCTACAGCGACGGCCTCGCCGAAGTGGAAGGGGTCGTCACCCCGCGCGAGGAGGCATTCGGCACCCACGTCTTCCACCAGTACACGGTCCGCATCCTCGGCGGTCGCCGTGACGAGGTGCAGCAGAAACTCGACGCCGCCGGGGTCGGCACGATGGTCTATTACGAGAAGCCTCTCCACAAACTGCCGGTCTACAAGGACATGGCGGTGAGCATGCCTGTGAGCGAGCAGTGCGCCGCCGAGGTGCTGAGCCTGCCGATCTGGCCGAAGATCGCGCCCGAGGTGCAGGACCGCGTGATCGGTGCGATCAAGGAAGCACTAAGGTGA
- a CDS encoding DUF1801 domain-containing protein, whose translation MAKKEEFSAEEKAAMKARAKELKAEAKAGKSREEGEKQLLEAVDEMEGKDREMSERLHAIISAAAPDLTPKTWYGMPAYANKDGKTVVFFRAAGKFKERYMTLGFNELANLDEGNMWPTSFALTDLTKAEEDRVTALVKKAVG comes from the coding sequence ATGGCCAAGAAAGAAGAATTCTCCGCAGAAGAAAAGGCCGCGATGAAGGCGCGGGCCAAGGAGCTCAAGGCGGAGGCCAAGGCAGGGAAAAGCCGCGAAGAAGGCGAGAAGCAACTCCTGGAAGCGGTGGACGAGATGGAAGGCAAGGACCGCGAGATGAGCGAGCGGCTGCACGCCATCATCAGCGCCGCCGCCCCCGACCTTACGCCAAAGACCTGGTACGGCATGCCCGCCTATGCCAACAAGGACGGCAAGACGGTGGTCTTCTTCCGCGCCGCGGGGAAGTTCAAAGAGCGATACATGACGCTCGGGTTCAATGAGCTGGCCAACCTGGACGAAGGCAACATGTGGCCGACCAGCTTTGCCCTCACCGACCTCACCAAGGCCGAGGAGGACCGGGTCACCGCACTCGTGAAGAAAGCGGTCGGATAG
- a CDS encoding DUF559 domain-containing protein gives MKKDSLNYDQANIERVRRLRGNMSVSERRLWESIRRDALGFRFKRQVPVGRYVLDFYCSEASLCIEVDGEQHAGRASEDKFRDAFIEGRGIMTIRVPSLDLFDELGGVHGRWLDLIATTCEERSGRSRFERNARSPKPE, from the coding sequence GTGAAGAAGGACTCCCTGAACTATGATCAGGCGAACATCGAGCGAGTCAGGCGGCTCCGCGGGAACATGTCGGTTTCCGAGAGAAGGCTCTGGGAGTCTATTCGGCGTGACGCTCTAGGATTTCGGTTCAAACGTCAAGTTCCCGTTGGCCGCTACGTCCTTGACTTCTACTGTTCCGAGGCTTCACTTTGCATCGAAGTTGACGGCGAGCAACATGCTGGGCGCGCCAGCGAGGACAAGTTTCGTGATGCCTTCATTGAAGGGCGCGGCATCATGACGATCCGCGTTCCGAGTCTAGACCTGTTCGACGAACTGGGCGGTGTCCATGGCCGCTGGCTCGACCTCATTGCCACGACCTGTGAGGAGCGCTCTGGTCGGTCGCGCTTCGAACGCAACGCTCGCTCGCCGAAACCGGAATAA